One stretch of Eupeodes corollae chromosome 2, idEupCoro1.1, whole genome shotgun sequence DNA includes these proteins:
- the LOC129946297 gene encoding uncharacterized protein LOC129946297, which yields MKLMKNSTYYLTVILIVLACCSQETDAVRRVLRGRRTLTRQYYTGLPIPGWALILILAIVELALGAILYFAMRKVILSSSVEHTNTYAPAMTDEV from the exons atgaaattgatgaaaaatagCACTTATTACCTGACAGTTATATTGA TTGTGCTGGCTTGTTGCTCGCAGGAAACGGATGCCGTCCGTCGTGTCCTTAGAGGCCGTAGAACTCTAACCCGACAATATTACA ctGGACTTCCAATACCCGGATGGGCGTTGATATTAATTTTGGCTATTGTTGAACtcgcattgggcgccattttgtaCTTTGCCATGCGAAAAGTTATTCTTTCGTCTTCTGTCGAACATACGAATACATACGCCCCGGCAATGACGGATGAAGTCTAA